The genomic stretch cttgaaatcaaattcgataatttttttcgaATTAAATCAAGTTGTTCATCGTCATTCTTTGTAATAGCTAATAACAAGTCGCTGGTTTCTTCACTGTTTAGTTCATCAAAAAGAGCAAGTATCTGCTCGTACCACGCAGTCAACACTGTGACAATATGCTTCAGAGCATCGGATTCTCGTTGCAATCTTATTAGCTCCAGACGCATAGACATCATCTGTTGCTTGTATTGTATCATCTGTCTCCAAATGGCTTCTTTCTGGAAATAAACCACATCTGCCTGAGTCAATGGTCCTGACTCGCTCAACTCTTGCATTGGTTTCAGCTTTTTGGCATGCGGTGAGTTTAACGAGTCTGGAGTAGACCTTTTCTTTTCGTTATCAACAGCCATAACCGATATTAACTTACTAACAACCAAAGTATAAATGGAAATAAACAATCAAGAATAATCCTAAATAGTGCACTATCTTCTAAGCAAGATTTATTCTGACAAAACTGGTTGATTAAAGGCGATTTGATAAAAAGTTGATAGCAAAAAGATTTGTTATACaaagttttcaatataaggaagaaaatttttttgtttttttttttaaaaaaaaagttcgttttaattttttttttccttagGTTGGGAAATAGAATTTGAATGAAGCACACGACATCAGTCACGAAAAATCAGTCTACCAGCCATGTCTGTGGGCCATTATAAGAAGTGATAATCTGGAGTATAAACCATGAGCCTGAAGGATAGCAAACCTTTATGAAACTAGTTCACTAAATACAAGCATGAGTATGTGGATCTATGTGTGTACTCTCGTCTTATCCACACACTTGATTTCAGCTACCAAGAAATGTGCTATCTCTGGTACCACATCAAGAATAGCATTATTGTGCACCCACTGTTTATTGAATAAACTCTTTATCGTTGCCTCTAAAGTATTCCTTGAACCACATAAACATACAAAAGCAAAACTGACAGCAGCTAATCTGGAACAATGCTTCGTTGCGCTGATTATTAACTTCAGAAACAGAATCCATCGACTcgtctctttttttttttctctcacACAACCCCCTTTTAAAGTTTCTCCCCATCCGCGAACAAACGAAATCTGATCTTAGTTGTAGTAACTTGCTACAGTTTACAATCCAAGTCaatatgaaattatttctaacaataatttttataattGCGTCAGTGAATGCTGTAAAGGAGTACTTGTTCAAATCATGCAGCCAATCGGGGTTTTGCAATAGGAATAGACACTATGCTACAGAAGTTTCCAACTgtgaaaattttcaatctcCTTATTCTATAGACTCGATCAAAGTTGACAATGATACAATTACTGGTGTTGTGTTTAAACATTTGCCACAATTGGACCATCCCATTCAATTCCCATTTGAAATTAGCATACTTGAAGGCAATTTTCGATTCAAATTGACTGAAAAAGAGAATCTAGTCGCCAAAAACGTCAACCCAGTAAGATACAACGAAACTGAAAAATGGGCATTTAAACAAGGTGTTACCAAAAGTAGCGATTTTGATGTATCTTTGAGAGATAACGAAGCCAGGGTTATATATGGAGACCATGAAGTTTTGATTCAGTATCATCCAATCATGTTTGTGTTCAAGTACGCTGGTAAAGAGCAATTGAGAATTAACGACAAACAATTCCTAAATATTGAGCACAGAAGAACCAGAGATGAAAATGACAATAATATGTTACCACAGGAATCTGACTTTAACATGTTTTCTGACTCATTTCAGGACTCAAAGTTTGACACCTTGCCATTGGGTCCCGAATCCATTGGTCTTGATTTTACGTTGTTGgggttttcaaatttgtaCGGAATCCCAGAACATGCTGACTCGTTATTACTAAGAGATACTTCTTCTGGTGAACCTTATAGATTATACAATGTGGATATTTTCGAATATGAGCCCAATTCGAGATTGCCCATGTATGGTTCGATTCCGTTGGTCGTTGCAGCAAAACCTGATGTTTCAATTGGTATATTTTGGTTAAACAGTGCCGACACATATGTTGACATTCACAAAAGTAAAAGCTCCACCGTTCATTGGATGTCAGAAAATGGGATTTTGGATTTCATTGtgattattgaaaaaagtcCGGCTATGGTTAATCTGCAGTATGGAAAAGTAACTGGAAACACACAATTGCCTCcattattttctttggGGTATCATCAATGTAGATGGAACTACAATGACGAAAAAGATGTGTTGGATGTACATGCAAAGTTTGACGAGTATGAGATTCCATACGATACTATCTGGTTAGATATAGAATATACTGACGAAAAGAAGTATTTCACTTGGCATAAGGAGAACTTTGCTACTCCCGAGAAAATGCTCCGGGAATTGGATCGAACAGGGAGAAATTTGGTTGCAATTATCGATCCACACATTAAAACTGGGTACGATGTCAGCGATGAGATCATCAAAAAGGGATTGACAATGAAAGattccaacaacaataccTACTATGGACACTGTTGGCCCGGAGAGTCGGTTTGGATAGACACTTTGAACCCAAATTCTCAAAGTTTCTGGGACAAAAAACATAAACAGTTTATGACTCCAGCACCCAACATCCATTTGTGGAATGATATGAATGAGCCTTCCGTATTTAATGGTCCAGAAACTAGTGCACCAAAAGATAATTTACATTTTGGACAATGGGAACACCGTTCTATACATAACGTATTTGGTT from Candida albicans SC5314 chromosome 5, complete sequence encodes the following:
- the ROT2 gene encoding glucan 1,3-alpha-glucosidase ROT2 (Alpha-glucosidase II, catalytic subunit, required for N-linked protein glycosylation and normal cell wall synthesis; alkaline downregulated) — protein: MKLFLTIIFIIASVNAVKEYLFKSCSQSGFCNRNRHYATEVSNCENFQSPYSIDSIKVDNDTITGVVFKHLPQLDHPIQFPFEISILEGNFRFKLTEKENLVAKNVNPVRYNETEKWAFKQGVTKSSDFDVSLRDNEARVIYGDHEVLIQYHPIMFVFKYAGKEQLRINDKQFLNIEHRRTRDENDNNMLPQESDFNMFSDSFQDSKFDTLPLGPESIGLDFTLLGFSNLYGIPEHADSLLLRDTSSGEPYRLYNVDIFEYEPNSRLPMYGSIPLVVAAKPDVSIGIFWLNSADTYVDIHKSKSSTVHWMSENGILDFIVIIEKSPAMVNSQYGKVTGNTQLPPLFSLGYHQCRWNYNDEKDVLDVHAKFDEYEIPYDTIWLDIEYTDEKKYFTWHKENFATPEKMLRELDRTGRNLVAIIDPHIKTGYDVSDEIIKKGLTMKDSNNNTYYGHCWPGESVWIDTLNPNSQSFWDKKHKQFMTPAPNIHLWNDMNEPSVFNGPETSAPKDNLHFGQWEHRSIHNVFGLSYHETTFNSLLNRSPEKRPFILTRSYFAGSQRTAAMWTGDNMSKWEYLKISIPMVLTSNVVGMPFAGADVGGFFGNPSSELLTRWYQAGIWYPFFRAHAHIDSRRREPWLAGEPYTQYIRDAIRLRYALLPLFYTSFYEASKTGTPVIKPVFYENTHNADSYAIDDEFFIGNSGLLVKPVTDEGAKEIEFYLPDDKVYYDFTNGVLQGVYKGGKKPVQLSDIPMLLKGGSIIPMKTRYRRSSKLMKSDPYTLVIALDEEGSASGKLYVDDGETFAQGTEVAFTVDNNIINAKKIGPTASIPIEKIIIASKDQTTTLNNPKLDINSDWSLPFSFDSHRKIEHDEL